In a single window of the Aminomonas paucivorans DSM 12260 genome:
- the pstC gene encoding phosphate ABC transporter permease subunit PstC: MNDTMKGDRLPRILISLVAAAGILIMIFILFFLVRESFPILREATLGEILLGSLWYPTMEPPKFGMFPLIVGSLAVTLLASLMAVPFSLALAVFLAETCPLGLREVFKPVLEILGFFPSVVLGFIGMVVLAPELQSRFELLSGLNLFNAALLLGILTIPIVASIAEDSLAAVPQALRDASFALGATRSETIFRVAVPSALPGILQACLLGIMRALGETMVVLMAAGGAAILPEALMDPVRPLTSTIAAEMGETPVGSPHYHALFFMGLLLLLLTLAINLGALWIEHRGRRWRGC, translated from the coding sequence ATGAACGACACTATGAAGGGAGACCGCCTTCCCCGCATCCTGATCTCCCTGGTGGCGGCGGCGGGAATCCTCATCATGATCTTCATCCTGTTCTTCCTCGTCCGGGAGAGCTTCCCCATCCTTCGGGAGGCCACCCTGGGGGAGATCCTCCTGGGCTCCCTCTGGTACCCCACCATGGAGCCCCCTAAGTTCGGCATGTTCCCCCTCATCGTCGGTTCCCTCGCCGTGACCCTCCTGGCCTCCCTGATGGCGGTGCCCTTCAGCCTGGCCCTGGCGGTGTTCCTGGCGGAGACCTGCCCCCTGGGCCTTCGGGAGGTCTTCAAGCCCGTCCTGGAGATCCTGGGCTTCTTCCCCTCGGTGGTGTTGGGGTTCATCGGCATGGTGGTGCTGGCGCCGGAGCTTCAGAGCCGGTTCGAACTCCTCTCGGGACTCAACCTGTTCAACGCCGCCCTGCTGTTGGGGATCCTCACGATCCCCATCGTGGCCTCCATCGCCGAGGACAGCCTGGCGGCGGTGCCCCAGGCCCTGCGGGACGCCTCCTTCGCCCTGGGGGCCACGAGGAGCGAGACCATCTTCCGGGTGGCGGTGCCCTCTGCGCTGCCGGGAATCCTCCAGGCCTGCCTCCTGGGGATCATGAGGGCCCTGGGGGAGACCATGGTGGTCCTCATGGCGGCGGGAGGCGCGGCGATCCTCCCGGAGGCCCTCATGGACCCGGTGCGCCCCCTCACCTCCACCATCGCCGCGGAGATGGGAGAGACCCCCGTGGGGTCCCCCCACTACCACGCCCTGTTCTTCATGGGGCTCCTGCTCCTCCTGCTCACCCTGGCGATCAACCTGGGAGCCCTGTGGATCGAGCACCGGGGACGGAGGTGGCGGGGATGCTGA
- the phoU gene encoding phosphate signaling complex protein PhoU, which yields MQESNIRKHMDEEMERIRADLLKLGGLAGSFIQNAVWALAKQDLDLARQVVTGDDEVDDLAKRIDTDCFQFIARYQPLAADLRTVSSAIHMTVDLERIADIGVNVAESALEIGTARPLKPLVDIPRMGQLVGEMVDGAMRAFLNRDAEAARRVCAADDEVDDLERQVFRELLVLMIEHPKSIEQATTLINVARNLERAGDHATNLGEHILFLIEGQHVKASSFRRPLGA from the coding sequence ATGCAGGAGAGCAACATTCGCAAGCACATGGACGAGGAGATGGAACGGATCCGGGCGGACCTGCTGAAACTGGGAGGCCTGGCGGGTTCCTTCATCCAGAACGCCGTCTGGGCCCTGGCGAAACAGGACCTGGACCTGGCCCGCCAAGTGGTGACGGGGGACGACGAGGTGGACGACCTGGCCAAGCGGATCGACACGGACTGCTTCCAGTTCATCGCCCGCTACCAGCCCCTGGCAGCGGACCTGCGCACCGTGTCCTCCGCCATCCACATGACCGTGGACCTGGAGCGCATCGCCGACATCGGGGTGAACGTGGCGGAATCGGCCCTGGAGATCGGCACCGCCCGCCCCCTGAAGCCCCTGGTGGACATCCCCCGGATGGGACAGCTGGTGGGAGAGATGGTGGACGGAGCCATGAGGGCCTTCCTCAACCGGGACGCGGAGGCGGCCCGGCGGGTCTGCGCCGCGGACGACGAGGTGGACGACCTGGAACGGCAGGTCTTTCGGGAGCTTCTGGTCCTGATGATCGAACACCCCAAGTCCATCGAGCAGGCCACGACCCTCATCAATGTGGCCCGCAACCTGGAACGGGCGGGGGACCACGCCACCAACCTGGGGGAGCACATCCTCTTCCTGATCGAGGGACAACACGTGAAGGCCTCTTCCTTCCGCCGCCCCCTGGGGGCCTGA
- the pstB gene encoding phosphate ABC transporter ATP-binding protein PstB: protein MIAASVPPVARETGTPGAEKLRVEHLFLTYGGNKSPSLKDIGLSIPENSVTAFIGPSGCGKSTFLRCLNRMNDFIRGVSVEGQVFLDGEDIYAPQTDVIGLRRRVGMVFQRPNPFPSSIRENVAYGPKLHGTRDRRSLDELVERSLRGAALWDEVADKLDSPALSLSGGQQQRLCIARAIAVEPEVLLMDEPTSALDPMATAKIEELVRELKEKYTVAIVTHNMQQAARVSDTTAFFLLGELVEVGPTHEIFTSPSDRRTEDYITGRFG from the coding sequence ATGATTGCAGCGTCGGTGCCTCCGGTAGCCCGGGAAACCGGGACGCCCGGGGCGGAGAAGCTCCGGGTGGAGCACCTGTTCCTCACCTACGGGGGCAACAAGAGCCCCTCCCTCAAGGACATCGGCCTGTCCATCCCGGAAAACAGCGTCACCGCCTTCATCGGCCCTTCCGGGTGCGGCAAGAGCACCTTCCTGCGCTGCCTCAACCGGATGAACGACTTCATCCGGGGGGTCTCCGTGGAGGGGCAGGTGTTCCTGGACGGGGAGGACATCTACGCCCCCCAGACGGACGTCATCGGCCTGAGGAGGCGGGTGGGCATGGTCTTCCAGCGCCCCAACCCCTTCCCCTCCTCCATCCGGGAGAACGTGGCCTACGGCCCCAAGCTCCACGGCACCCGGGATCGCCGCTCCCTGGACGAGCTGGTGGAACGCAGCCTCCGAGGCGCCGCCCTGTGGGACGAGGTGGCGGACAAGCTGGACTCCCCCGCCCTGTCCCTCTCCGGGGGCCAGCAACAGCGCCTCTGCATCGCCCGGGCCATCGCCGTGGAACCGGAGGTGCTGCTGATGGACGAGCCCACCTCCGCCCTGGACCCCATGGCCACGGCGAAAATCGAGGAACTGGTCCGGGAACTGAAGGAGAAGTACACTGTGGCCATCGTCACCCACAACATGCAGCAGGCCGCCCGGGTGTCGGACACCACCGCCTTCTTCCTCCTCGGGGAGCTGGTGGAGGTGGGACCCACCCACGAGATCTTCACCTCTCCCTCGGATCGGCGCACGGAAGACTACATCACCGGCCGTTTCGGCTAG
- a CDS encoding transglycosylase SLT domain-containing protein, producing the protein MESTRRLWNLPLLILAAFLGLLLAPPGSEAETTTVIQVVDQPLNAYRANEPTPSAPLQETPEAVSPLSPPLASVPAATSGYDSSVRKALQEMALRTEHLDLWADLHPNSALRDLKTMSTGHQRTVANIVKYIRTHNTRIDPKTAWREAAALVRYSNKYGIPAPLATAVAHAESRFDPNAQSSKGALGVMQVMWRVHNGLLQSNGIETRKQMFDPEKGIAAGCLLLSRYIKAYGSVQKAINRYYGGVAVAYFHKVNRNMAKLVSQSAANGY; encoded by the coding sequence ATGGAATCCACGCGACGCCTGTGGAACCTGCCTCTCCTGATCCTGGCAGCGTTTCTGGGGCTTCTTCTGGCCCCGCCGGGATCGGAGGCGGAGACCACGACGGTGATTCAGGTGGTGGACCAACCCCTGAACGCCTACCGCGCCAACGAACCGACCCCATCGGCACCCCTTCAGGAAACACCCGAGGCTGTTTCACCCCTCTCCCCCCCCCTAGCCTCCGTCCCCGCCGCGACGAGCGGCTACGACAGCTCGGTCCGAAAGGCCCTCCAGGAGATGGCCCTACGGACGGAGCATCTGGATCTGTGGGCGGACCTGCATCCCAACTCGGCCCTCCGGGACCTCAAGACCATGTCCACGGGGCACCAGCGCACGGTGGCCAACATCGTCAAGTACATCCGCACCCACAACACCCGCATCGACCCCAAGACGGCCTGGCGGGAGGCTGCGGCCCTGGTGCGGTACAGCAACAAGTACGGCATCCCCGCTCCCCTGGCCACGGCGGTGGCCCATGCGGAGAGCCGCTTCGACCCCAACGCCCAGAGCAGCAAGGGCGCCCTGGGGGTCATGCAGGTCATGTGGCGGGTCCACAACGGCCTGCTCCAGTCCAACGGCATCGAGACCCGCAAACAGATGTTCGACCCCGAAAAGGGCATCGCCGCGGGCTGCCTGCTCCTGTCCCGGTACATCAAGGCCTACGGGTCCGTGCAGAAGGCCATCAACCGCTATTACGGCGGCGTGGCGGTGGCGTACTTCCACAAGGTGAACCGCAACATGGCGAAGCTGGTCTCCCAGTCCGCCGCCAACGGCTACTAA
- the pstA gene encoding phosphate ABC transporter permease PstA: protein MLNRRTLADRATTLFLWLSMGFVLLVLGGILGFLILQGAGSLSWSFLVEPPRNGMTEGGILTPLVGTVQLIAVSMAFAFPVGVFTAVYLNEYARDDGFTRTLRLAVRSLAGVPSVVFGLFGFSFFCVFLRMGASLLAAGLTLGCLALPVIVGAAEVALQNVPQDYRDASFGLGATRWQTIRRVVLPAALPSILTGAILSVGRVAGETAPIIFTGAAFFTPGLAKSLFQSVMALPYHVLVLATAGTQIDKTRPIQYGTVLVLLILVLGISLVGVLWRAHLRLKTSR, encoded by the coding sequence ATGCTGAACCGAAGGACCCTGGCGGACCGAGCCACCACGCTCTTCCTGTGGCTGTCCATGGGTTTCGTGCTCCTGGTTCTGGGGGGGATCCTGGGCTTCCTGATCCTCCAGGGGGCGGGAAGCCTTTCCTGGAGCTTCTTGGTCGAGCCTCCCCGCAACGGCATGACCGAGGGGGGCATCCTGACCCCCCTGGTGGGAACGGTGCAGCTCATCGCCGTCTCCATGGCCTTCGCCTTCCCCGTGGGGGTCTTCACGGCGGTGTACCTCAACGAGTACGCCCGGGACGACGGCTTCACCCGGACCTTGCGCCTGGCGGTGCGCAGCCTCGCCGGGGTGCCCTCGGTGGTCTTCGGACTCTTCGGGTTCTCCTTCTTCTGCGTGTTCCTCCGCATGGGAGCCAGCCTCCTGGCGGCGGGACTCACCCTGGGATGCCTGGCCCTGCCGGTGATCGTCGGGGCCGCGGAGGTGGCCCTGCAGAACGTCCCCCAGGACTACCGGGACGCCTCCTTCGGCCTGGGGGCCACCCGATGGCAGACCATCCGCCGGGTGGTGCTCCCCGCAGCCCTGCCCTCCATCCTCACCGGGGCCATCCTGAGCGTCGGCCGGGTGGCGGGGGAGACGGCCCCCATCATCTTCACCGGAGCGGCGTTCTTCACCCCCGGCCTGGCCAAGAGCCTCTTCCAGTCCGTCATGGCCCTGCCCTACCACGTGCTGGTGCTGGCCACCGCGGGCACCCAGATCGACAAGACCCGGCCCATCCAGTACGGCACGGTGCTGGTGCTGCTGATCCTGGTGCTGGGCATCTCCCTGGTGGGGGTGCTCTGGCGGGCCCACCTGCGCCTGAAGACCTCCCGATGA
- a CDS encoding phosphate ABC transporter substrate-binding protein, with translation MKRFGLAASTLALAAFLFSGTALAGELVMNGSTTVLPFAQSSAEAFMKANPGIKISVSGGGSGNGIKALIDGTAQIANASRQMKKEEVAQAKGKGINPVEHTVAVDCIVPIVHPSNPVSDLSTEQLKDIYTGKITNWKEVGGPDKPIAVVGRDTSSGTFEVWEEKILKKEPVTPRALIVASSGAVIQTVAKNPLALGYDSLGYVDTKSVKALKIAGVVGTPETARGGRFATSRKLYMYTNGTPQGDAKKYLDFLMSPEGQKYVAKEGFVTLK, from the coding sequence ATGAAACGTTTCGGTCTTGCAGCGAGCACCCTGGCACTTGCGGCTTTTCTCTTCTCCGGCACCGCCCTGGCGGGAGAGTTGGTGATGAACGGCTCCACCACGGTACTCCCCTTCGCCCAGTCCTCCGCGGAGGCCTTCATGAAGGCCAATCCGGGGATCAAGATCTCCGTGTCCGGCGGCGGCAGCGGCAACGGCATCAAGGCCCTCATCGACGGCACGGCCCAGATCGCCAACGCCTCCCGTCAGATGAAGAAGGAAGAAGTGGCCCAGGCCAAGGGGAAGGGGATCAACCCGGTGGAGCACACCGTGGCGGTGGACTGCATCGTCCCCATCGTGCACCCCTCCAACCCCGTGTCCGACCTGTCGACAGAGCAGCTCAAGGACATCTACACCGGCAAGATCACCAACTGGAAGGAAGTGGGCGGCCCCGACAAGCCCATCGCCGTGGTGGGTCGGGACACCAGCTCCGGCACCTTCGAGGTGTGGGAGGAGAAGATCCTGAAGAAGGAGCCCGTGACGCCCCGGGCCCTCATCGTCGCCTCCTCGGGCGCGGTGATCCAGACCGTGGCCAAGAACCCTCTTGCCCTGGGCTACGACAGCCTGGGCTACGTGGACACCAAGTCCGTGAAGGCCCTGAAGATCGCCGGCGTGGTGGGGACCCCCGAAACCGCCCGAGGCGGCAGGTTCGCCACCTCCCGGAAGCTCTATATGTACACCAACGGAACCCCCCAGGGGGACGCGAAGAAGTACCTGGATTTCCTGATGAGCCCGGAAGGTCAGAAGTACGTGGCGAAGGAAGGCTTCGTCACCCTGAAGTAG
- a CDS encoding response regulator transcription factor — MPGERILVVEDERSIADLVAEALRRQGYRVETAGDGDQALEVAETTLPDLVILDLMLPKLDGWEVCRRLREEETTRRIPIIMLTARRDEKDVVAGLELGADDYLRKPFSLAELLARVKAHLRARAQDALGDEGIAVGPLTLEPRSGEVLLDGTPLDLSPVEYRLLETLVRGKGRLVSREELLAKVWGYVAGDTRTVDVHIFRLRRKIEPDPEHPRLVHTVRGRGYRLLWTPEDRR, encoded by the coding sequence ATGCCGGGAGAGCGGATCCTGGTGGTGGAGGACGAGCGGTCCATCGCGGACCTGGTGGCGGAGGCCCTCCGGCGCCAGGGATACCGGGTGGAGACCGCAGGGGACGGGGACCAGGCCCTGGAGGTGGCGGAAACCACCCTCCCGGACCTGGTGATCCTGGACCTGATGCTGCCCAAGCTGGACGGCTGGGAGGTGTGCCGCCGCCTCCGGGAGGAGGAGACCACGCGGCGCATCCCCATCATCATGCTCACCGCCCGGCGGGACGAGAAGGACGTGGTGGCGGGGCTGGAGCTGGGGGCGGACGACTACCTGCGCAAGCCCTTCTCCCTGGCGGAGCTGCTGGCCCGGGTGAAGGCGCACCTGCGGGCCCGGGCCCAGGACGCCCTGGGGGACGAGGGCATCGCCGTGGGCCCCCTGACCCTGGAACCCCGAAGCGGGGAGGTGCTCCTGGACGGGACCCCCCTGGACCTCTCCCCGGTGGAATACCGCCTCCTGGAGACCCTGGTGCGGGGCAAGGGTCGGCTGGTGTCCCGGGAGGAGCTGCTGGCCAAGGTGTGGGGCTACGTGGCGGGGGACACCCGCACCGTGGACGTGCACATCTTCCGGCTCCGCCGGAAGATCGAGCCGGACCCGGAGCACCCCCGACTGGTACACACCGTCCGGGGCCGGGGGTACCGGCTCCTGTGGACCCCGGAGGACCGGCGGTGA
- a CDS encoding HD domain-containing phosphohydrolase — MDETPSPLREVPDSQEDLHRTLVEAMDALILQLDPQGRVTYANPAATRLLGKVLAETREVRIGDLPREEDRGLVERSFRRALEGSPAVPLLWKAPCPEGERTFLTRFSVARRPDGSVRACIAHGGDVTDRARVEEERKLFYHALQHAVHGMCITDVRGRILYVNRAFEELYGFTQEEARGKNPRILNPGRRVYREWGVDEETYDRLFSEMWEALLDPERGAWEGELINRRRDGSLMWVRLYISSIRDVRGDVTAFFATPMDLTAQKEQEEQVRLETYRAITLTAEMRDEETGAHLVRIGAYARLLAETLGLPGKFARDLELFAPFHDIGKVGIPDRILLAPRKLDPDEFEIMKSHALIGYNILKDKPSLALAAEIARGHHERWDGSGYPSHLKETEIPLAARITAVADVYDALRSRRPYKAPWDHPRTAEHIREQGGIHFDPSVVEAFFQVQEGFQEIFRKHAS, encoded by the coding sequence ATGGACGAGACCCCGTCGCCGCTTCGGGAGGTTCCCGATTCCCAGGAGGACCTGCACCGCACCCTGGTGGAGGCCATGGACGCCCTGATCCTCCAGCTGGACCCCCAGGGCCGGGTGACCTACGCGAACCCCGCGGCGACCCGTCTCCTCGGGAAGGTCCTGGCGGAGACCCGGGAGGTCCGGATCGGGGACCTGCCTCGGGAGGAGGACCGGGGACTGGTGGAGCGCTCCTTTCGCCGGGCACTGGAGGGAAGCCCCGCGGTGCCCCTGCTCTGGAAGGCCCCCTGCCCGGAGGGAGAGCGGACCTTCCTCACCCGGTTCAGCGTCGCGCGCCGTCCCGACGGTTCGGTGCGGGCCTGCATCGCCCACGGAGGAGACGTGACGGACCGGGCCCGGGTGGAGGAGGAGCGCAAGCTCTTCTACCACGCTCTGCAGCACGCGGTGCACGGGATGTGCATCACCGACGTGCGGGGTCGCATCCTCTATGTGAACCGGGCCTTCGAGGAACTCTACGGCTTCACCCAGGAGGAGGCCCGGGGCAAGAACCCCCGGATCCTCAACCCCGGGCGCCGGGTCTATCGGGAGTGGGGGGTGGACGAGGAGACCTACGACCGGCTCTTCAGCGAGATGTGGGAGGCCCTCCTGGACCCCGAGAGGGGAGCCTGGGAGGGGGAACTGATCAACCGCCGCAGGGACGGGTCCCTCATGTGGGTACGCCTGTACATCAGTTCCATCCGAGACGTTCGGGGGGACGTCACCGCCTTCTTCGCCACCCCCATGGACCTCACCGCCCAGAAGGAGCAGGAGGAGCAGGTCCGCCTGGAAACCTACCGGGCCATCACCCTCACCGCGGAGATGCGGGACGAGGAGACGGGGGCCCATCTGGTGCGCATCGGCGCCTATGCCCGCCTGCTGGCGGAAACCCTGGGGCTCCCGGGGAAGTTCGCCCGGGACCTGGAACTCTTCGCCCCCTTCCACGACATCGGCAAGGTGGGTATCCCGGACCGGATCCTCCTGGCCCCCCGCAAGCTGGACCCGGACGAGTTCGAGATCATGAAGAGCCACGCCCTGATCGGTTACAATATCCTGAAGGACAAGCCCAGCCTGGCCCTGGCGGCGGAGATCGCCCGGGGACACCACGAACGGTGGGATGGCAGCGGCTATCCCTCCCATCTCAAGGAGACGGAGATCCCCCTGGCCGCCCGGATCACCGCCGTGGCGGACGTGTACGACGCCCTGCGGAGCCGCAGGCCCTACAAGGCCCCCTGGGACCACCCGCGGACGGCGGAGCACATCCGGGAGCAGGGAGGGATCCACTTCGACCCCTCCGTGGTGGAGGCGTTTTTCCAGGTCCAGGAGGGTTTTCAGGAGATCTTCCGCAAACACGCATCCTGA
- a CDS encoding HAMP domain-containing sensor histidine kinase, which translates to MKTLQGKIILLVGVMAALSFALGAVLVVGDVRRQLDDQTREILQTRTHALAQALTDQGTEAVRNRLGTWRDILGLRITLVDPQGIVLGDSDIPQGKLKGLSNHLTRPEVQEALRTGEGSDLRYSESTGVAYLYEARRVPLADGSFLVVRTSMPRQDYDHLLWRIRRHLFASLALAALLSLGLGIWGVRRITRPLGELARAAGAVELGEKAHFPLEGTLEIRRLSGALKHMAERLTATLEDLEEEREQLRRLVESLPVGVLLVDPKGRVRYANDALKGLLRDLPARLEGAPVQGALRHPPLLDLIERVAGNPATGGDNITFRDRGERESFLRAEAVRVHQQTLVVVQDLTEQVLMEEARKSFVADAGHELQTPLTAIRAAAELLLSMDPSTGAERAPYLDRIVEQQERMTSLVDDLLLLSRLESGVPVQTEEDLDLAALLGDLVERARQHPLAKDLAFQVRLPETAPFRGRPEELRRAFENLLENGVKYTHRRFGDQSGGVLRLTLETTPEGYRAEVRDNGVGIPPSMRERIFERFERAEKHRARGNDPKGGYGLGLAIARRALEGHGGSLELAETAGEEPEGTAFRIRLPRKGR; encoded by the coding sequence GTGAAGACCCTCCAGGGAAAGATCATCCTCCTGGTGGGGGTCATGGCGGCCCTCTCCTTCGCCCTGGGGGCGGTGCTGGTGGTGGGGGACGTGCGCCGCCAGCTGGACGACCAGACCCGGGAGATCCTGCAGACGCGCACCCACGCCCTGGCCCAGGCCCTGACGGACCAGGGGACGGAGGCGGTCCGGAACCGGTTGGGAACGTGGCGGGACATCCTGGGCCTGCGCATCACCCTGGTGGACCCGCAGGGGATCGTCCTGGGGGACAGCGACATCCCCCAGGGGAAACTGAAAGGCCTGTCCAACCACCTGACCCGACCGGAGGTGCAGGAGGCCCTCCGCACCGGAGAGGGCTCGGACCTGCGCTACAGCGAGAGCACCGGGGTGGCGTACCTCTACGAGGCCCGCCGGGTGCCCCTGGCGGACGGGAGCTTCCTGGTGGTGCGCACCTCCATGCCCCGTCAGGACTACGACCACCTCCTCTGGAGGATCCGACGGCACCTCTTCGCCTCCCTGGCCCTGGCGGCCCTCCTCTCCCTGGGCCTGGGCATCTGGGGGGTACGCCGCATCACCCGCCCCCTGGGGGAGCTGGCCCGGGCCGCGGGGGCAGTGGAACTGGGGGAGAAGGCCCACTTCCCCCTGGAGGGCACCCTGGAGATCCGTCGGCTCTCCGGGGCGCTGAAGCACATGGCGGAGCGCCTCACCGCCACCCTGGAGGACCTGGAGGAGGAGCGGGAACAGCTGCGCCGACTGGTGGAGTCCCTCCCCGTGGGGGTGCTCCTGGTGGACCCCAAGGGACGAGTACGCTACGCCAACGACGCCCTGAAGGGACTGCTCCGGGACCTCCCCGCCCGCCTGGAGGGAGCCCCCGTGCAGGGGGCCCTGCGCCACCCTCCCCTGCTGGACCTCATCGAGCGGGTCGCCGGAAACCCGGCAACGGGGGGGGACAACATCACCTTCCGCGACCGGGGGGAACGGGAGTCCTTCCTCCGGGCGGAGGCGGTGCGGGTGCACCAGCAGACCCTGGTGGTGGTGCAGGACCTCACGGAACAGGTGCTCATGGAAGAGGCCCGCAAATCCTTCGTGGCCGACGCGGGACACGAACTCCAGACCCCCCTCACGGCCATCCGGGCGGCGGCGGAGCTGCTCCTCTCCATGGACCCCTCCACGGGGGCGGAGCGGGCCCCCTACCTGGACCGCATCGTGGAACAGCAGGAACGCATGACCTCCCTGGTGGACGACCTGCTCCTCCTCTCCCGGCTGGAGAGCGGCGTCCCCGTGCAGACGGAGGAAGACCTGGACCTGGCCGCCCTCCTGGGAGACCTGGTGGAGAGGGCGCGGCAGCACCCTCTGGCGAAGGACCTGGCCTTCCAGGTCCGCCTGCCCGAGACGGCCCCCTTCCGGGGGAGGCCCGAGGAGCTGCGCCGGGCCTTCGAGAACCTCCTGGAGAACGGGGTCAAGTACACCCACCGCCGCTTCGGGGACCAGTCCGGAGGAGTCCTGCGCCTGACCCTGGAGACCACCCCCGAGGGCTACCGGGCGGAAGTGCGGGACAACGGGGTGGGGATCCCCCCCTCCATGAGGGAGCGGATCTTCGAGCGCTTCGAGCGGGCGGAGAAGCACCGGGCCCGGGGCAACGACCCCAAGGGGGGCTACGGCCTGGGGCTGGCCATCGCCCGGCGGGCCCTGGAGGGGCATGGGGGCTCCCTGGAGCTGGCGGAGACCGCCGGAGAAGAGCCCGAGGGCACGGCCTTCCGGATCCGCCTGCCCCGCAAAGGCCGTTAA